Proteins encoded in a region of the Dethiosulfovibrio russensis genome:
- the citD gene encoding citrate lyase acyl carrier protein, giving the protein MEFSSAAVAGTLESSDVMVSFSPSDEVLEVEVESIVMKQRGRRIREVVDELVSQVGLEKGVLRIQDKGALECTLRARINTVLDRAGVR; this is encoded by the coding sequence ATGGAGTTCAGTTCCGCCGCGGTAGCAGGTACCCTCGAATCCAGCGATGTAATGGTTAGTTTCTCTCCGTCGGACGAAGTCTTAGAGGTGGAGGTCGAGAGTATCGTTATGAAGCAAAGAGGCAGGAGAATAAGGGAGGTAGTCGATGAGCTTGTCTCCCAAGTCGGCCTTGAGAAGGGTGTCCTTAGAATTCAGGATAAAGGCGCCTTGGAGTGCACTCTGAGAGCGAGGATAAACACCGTTTTAGACAGGGCTGGAGTCCGCTGA
- the citC gene encoding [citrate (pro-3S)-lyase] ligase, with protein sequence MVEIRELCFQSEIEERTSLLASRGLAVPGGGGRIWGAFDSDRLVGTASLIRSVVQGVAVDDSFEGEGLAASLLSRVISLAVSEGIGHLFLFTKPSEALSFSRLGFREIVSVQGASLLEWGSPGLDKYLAGLSEMATGRDSSAVVVNCNPFTLGHRWLLERASSSSSHLFVLVVEEDRSIFPFEDRFLMVSSGLSDLDNVTVIPSGPYVISSATFPTYFTKGGEAESVHASLDIRLFGTKIAPALGVSRRFVGSEPNCRLTALYNETMKTDLPPLGVAVEELSRIESGGVPISASRVRALLESGEMDSVRPLVPDVTWNYLLNRYKDKENEE encoded by the coding sequence ATGGTTGAGATAAGGGAACTCTGTTTTCAAAGCGAGATTGAGGAGAGGACCTCGCTTCTGGCCTCCAGGGGGCTTGCCGTCCCCGGTGGAGGTGGAAGAATTTGGGGGGCTTTCGATTCCGATAGGCTTGTAGGTACCGCCTCTTTGATTCGATCGGTCGTCCAGGGTGTGGCGGTCGACGATTCTTTCGAGGGGGAGGGCTTGGCGGCTTCCCTTCTCTCCAGGGTCATCTCTCTGGCGGTCTCGGAGGGGATCGGTCACCTTTTTCTGTTCACCAAGCCATCGGAGGCCCTCAGCTTTTCCCGTCTAGGGTTCAGAGAGATCGTCTCGGTTCAAGGGGCCTCTCTTTTGGAGTGGGGAAGTCCCGGTCTGGACAAATACCTCGCCGGCCTCTCCGAAATGGCTACTGGAAGGGACAGCTCGGCGGTGGTCGTAAACTGCAACCCCTTTACCCTGGGCCATCGATGGCTTCTCGAGAGGGCCTCCTCTTCGTCATCCCATCTTTTCGTCCTCGTGGTGGAGGAGGATCGGTCGATCTTTCCCTTCGAGGACCGGTTCCTTATGGTGAGTTCCGGGTTGTCCGATTTGGACAACGTTACGGTGATACCCAGTGGACCCTACGTCATCTCCTCCGCAACCTTTCCCACCTACTTCACCAAGGGAGGGGAGGCGGAGTCAGTACACGCTTCTCTGGACATCCGGTTATTCGGTACTAAAATAGCTCCGGCACTCGGTGTTTCCAGACGATTCGTGGGTAGCGAACCGAACTGTCGTCTCACCGCGCTCTACAACGAGACCATGAAGACCGATCTGCCACCTCTGGGAGTTGCGGTGGAGGAGCTGTCTCGGATAGAGAGCGGCGGTGTCCCCATAAGCGCTTCCAGGGTTAGAGCTTTGCTGGAGTCGGGGGAGATGGATTCGGTCCGCCCACTGGTTCCCGACGTAACCTGGAATTACCTTTTAAATCGATATAAAGATAAAGAAAACGAGGAGTGA
- a CDS encoding GntR family transcriptional regulator yields MPLLSKAKEIKIKPVREIVYEHIRQAIVGGELEPGTRFTDGEIATEFNISRTPVREAIQKLETEGLIERVPMKGNVVKGLLPKDVAQIFALRKALECLAVRYVAVNATEEELGLIRGTLDQAKTYMNTLQGDALADAYVPIVARYNKAMFEASHAPRVVDLIWSHREMLDRYRVVRIVIAKRLNESYSTREQMYGYFVDRKPDDAAILWASHIDRSYRIWTEVIGCSEDIGAHDYM; encoded by the coding sequence ATGCCATTACTTTCTAAAGCCAAGGAAATAAAGATCAAGCCGGTAAGGGAGATCGTCTACGAACACATCAGACAGGCCATCGTAGGCGGCGAACTGGAACCGGGCACCAGGTTCACCGATGGAGAGATCGCGACCGAGTTCAATATCAGCAGGACTCCCGTCAGAGAGGCTATACAAAAACTGGAGACCGAGGGCCTGATAGAGAGGGTTCCCATGAAGGGCAACGTGGTAAAGGGCCTGCTCCCCAAGGACGTGGCTCAGATATTCGCCTTGAGAAAAGCACTGGAATGTCTGGCGGTACGTTATGTAGCGGTCAACGCCACGGAGGAGGAACTCGGCCTCATAAGGGGCACCCTGGATCAGGCAAAAACCTATATGAACACCCTACAGGGAGACGCCCTGGCGGACGCATACGTTCCCATAGTGGCAAGGTACAACAAGGCCATGTTCGAGGCATCCCACGCCCCCAGGGTGGTGGACCTCATATGGAGCCACCGAGAGATGCTGGACCGGTACAGGGTCGTAAGGATCGTCATAGCCAAAAGACTTAACGAAAGCTACAGCACGAGAGAACAGATGTACGGCTATTTCGTGGACAGGAAGCCCGACGACGCTGCGATCCTCTGGGCAAGCCATATAGACAGGTCCTACAGGATATGGACCGAGGTTATAGGTTGCTCCGAGGATATAGGGGCACACGACTATATGTGA
- a CDS encoding Bug family tripartite tricarboxylate transporter substrate binding protein: protein MKKLFVLFCATLLVVASSGAALADWSPKRPIELIAPAGPGGGWDLLCRTIQKTLKEEKLVDRPVLVTNKPGGGGATGWNYLKGKEGKGEYIAATSTLLILNNLFEKSPLTYKDFTVLANLQAEWIAVAVAKDAPWTNGKELFEAIDADPDGMVIGVGPALGNDDHISFLMLAQKYGVDPQKIKFVVYPKTAAEQIPALMGGHVKAITIGLAEVMEQHKADNLRIIGISSKERLESLPNVKPWVEQGVDMVFPHWRGIIAAPGLSEEQIAYWQGTVEKMIETPTWKEQLEKLEWAPFYENPTEFAASLADQTENFQATLKKVGLIK from the coding sequence ATGAAAAAGCTTTTCGTATTGTTCTGCGCAACTCTGTTGGTCGTAGCCTCTTCCGGCGCGGCCCTGGCCGACTGGTCTCCCAAGAGACCTATCGAGCTCATCGCACCGGCCGGTCCTGGAGGTGGTTGGGATCTGCTATGCCGCACCATACAGAAAACCCTTAAAGAGGAAAAACTGGTCGATCGTCCCGTGCTCGTCACCAATAAACCCGGCGGAGGCGGAGCTACCGGATGGAACTACCTCAAGGGAAAGGAAGGCAAGGGCGAGTATATAGCGGCAACCTCCACCCTTCTCATACTGAACAACCTGTTCGAAAAGAGCCCTCTTACATATAAGGACTTCACCGTCCTCGCCAACCTTCAGGCCGAGTGGATCGCCGTAGCTGTGGCCAAAGACGCTCCCTGGACCAACGGCAAAGAGCTTTTCGAGGCCATCGACGCCGATCCGGACGGCATGGTCATAGGGGTTGGACCGGCTCTCGGAAACGACGACCACATATCCTTCCTGATGCTGGCACAGAAGTACGGCGTAGATCCCCAGAAGATCAAGTTCGTCGTCTATCCCAAGACCGCCGCTGAGCAGATTCCCGCTCTCATGGGCGGCCACGTCAAGGCCATCACCATCGGCCTGGCCGAGGTAATGGAGCAGCACAAGGCCGACAACCTGAGGATAATCGGCATCAGCTCCAAGGAACGTCTCGAGTCCCTCCCGAACGTAAAACCCTGGGTGGAGCAGGGAGTCGACATGGTGTTCCCCCACTGGAGAGGCATCATCGCCGCTCCCGGATTGAGCGAGGAGCAGATTGCCTATTGGCAGGGAACCGTCGAAAAGATGATAGAAACCCCCACCTGGAAAGAACAGCTCGAAAAACTGGAGTGGGCCCCCTTCTACGAAAATCCCACGGAGTTCGCCGCATCCCTTGCGGACCAGACCGAAAACTTCCAGGCTACCCTCAAGAAGGTCGGACTCATCAAGTAG
- a CDS encoding tripartite tricarboxylate transporter TctB family protein has protein sequence MTKNMISGLLAVVLGLAYIYGTALIPEVKAGDEIGPRLFPYIIGISAVICGGLLTLSELRKKEREPFSFGFVTERPIWIKIFAIIVLGIFYGETLDYLGYVIGTILFMILVGSILNKGRFVQNTVIAVSFSCVCYGVFSIALKLSLPRGLLSFLPF, from the coding sequence ATGACGAAAAACATGATCTCCGGGCTTCTCGCCGTCGTCCTGGGCTTAGCCTATATCTACGGAACCGCCTTAATTCCGGAGGTAAAGGCGGGAGACGAAATAGGACCAAGGCTTTTTCCCTACATAATAGGTATCTCTGCCGTGATATGCGGAGGTTTGTTGACCCTGTCGGAACTACGAAAGAAGGAGAGGGAGCCGTTTTCCTTCGGCTTCGTGACGGAAAGGCCCATATGGATCAAGATATTCGCCATCATAGTTCTGGGGATATTTTATGGAGAGACCCTGGATTATCTGGGCTACGTCATAGGGACAATCCTCTTCATGATTCTGGTGGGATCGATCCTGAACAAAGGACGGTTCGTTCAGAACACAGTCATAGCGGTTTCCTTTTCCTGCGTGTGTTACGGAGTGTTCTCCATAGCCCTGAAGCTGAGTCTCCCCAGAGGGCTGCTGAGCTTCCTGCCCTTCTAG
- a CDS encoding tripartite tricarboxylate transporter permease has translation MDAVFANLALGFQTALTATNVLWVFIGGFLGTIMGMLPGLGPATGVAILIPITYGMNPTTALITMCAVYYGAMFGGSRASIMINTPGDASAIVSCFDGYPMTKNGQAGSALAISAIASFIGGTIGMILLVFLTGPIASYAFKFGPVEMFSLLMFALTATVTLSEGSILKGFIAVAIGFMISTIGIDPQTGINRFTLGVEPLQDGVDFLVVMIGLYAVCEVFKNIKDVNVQHKIDSKTIGKVWVSWADFKKCLMPMLRNSPLGFFIGVLPGMGGTIATFMSYAMEKSLSKTPERFGKGAIEGLAAPEAANNSCSCGAMVPLLTLGIPGSGTTAVMLGALMLLGVRPGPILFAQYPEIAWGVIASLIVGNIALLVINLPLAIPLVQLLRIPQRIMLPLILGMGFMGAYFLNYSAFDFILVTVFALGGYMFSKLGIPIPPLVLALILGSSTEQYFRNAMTIANSDLAIFVEKPISAVLLSMAAISFCYALYKRRKVATE, from the coding sequence ATGGACGCTGTTTTCGCAAACTTGGCTCTAGGATTTCAAACGGCTCTCACTGCGACCAACGTACTGTGGGTCTTCATCGGAGGATTTCTCGGCACCATAATGGGAATGCTGCCGGGCTTGGGCCCCGCCACCGGGGTAGCCATACTGATACCTATAACATACGGAATGAACCCCACCACCGCCCTGATAACTATGTGCGCCGTCTACTATGGGGCTATGTTCGGAGGCTCCAGGGCCTCAATAATGATCAACACCCCCGGGGACGCCTCAGCCATAGTCAGTTGCTTCGACGGATACCCGATGACGAAAAACGGCCAGGCCGGATCTGCCCTCGCCATATCCGCCATAGCCTCTTTCATCGGAGGAACCATCGGAATGATCCTGCTGGTGTTCCTTACGGGCCCCATAGCCAGCTACGCCTTCAAGTTCGGTCCGGTGGAGATGTTCTCGCTGCTCATGTTCGCCCTGACCGCCACGGTTACCCTCTCGGAGGGCAGTATCCTCAAGGGATTCATCGCTGTAGCCATAGGCTTCATGATATCTACCATAGGGATCGATCCCCAGACGGGGATCAATCGCTTCACACTCGGAGTTGAACCCCTTCAGGACGGAGTGGACTTTCTGGTCGTCATGATAGGTCTCTACGCCGTATGTGAGGTATTCAAGAACATAAAGGACGTAAACGTACAGCATAAGATAGATTCCAAGACCATAGGCAAGGTGTGGGTATCCTGGGCGGACTTCAAGAAATGCCTCATGCCCATGCTGAGAAACTCGCCTCTAGGCTTCTTCATCGGGGTACTCCCCGGAATGGGAGGGACTATAGCCACCTTCATGTCCTATGCCATGGAGAAATCGCTCAGCAAGACTCCCGAAAGGTTCGGCAAAGGCGCCATCGAGGGACTAGCCGCTCCCGAGGCGGCCAACAACTCCTGCTCTTGCGGGGCCATGGTTCCCCTGCTAACACTGGGTATCCCTGGATCGGGGACGACTGCGGTCATGCTGGGAGCCCTGATGTTATTGGGAGTTCGCCCCGGGCCTATCCTCTTCGCCCAGTACCCCGAGATAGCCTGGGGGGTCATAGCCTCTCTGATCGTCGGGAACATCGCTCTGCTGGTTATAAACCTGCCTCTGGCCATCCCGCTTGTCCAGCTTCTCAGGATACCTCAGAGGATCATGCTTCCTCTCATCCTGGGAATGGGATTCATGGGAGCCTATTTCCTGAACTACAGCGCCTTCGACTTCATTTTGGTGACCGTGTTCGCTCTGGGCGGCTATATGTTCAGTAAGCTGGGAATTCCTATACCGCCTCTGGTTCTGGCTCTGATACTTGGAAGCTCGACGGAACAATATTTCAGAAACGCCATGACCATAGCCAACAGCGACCTGGCCATCTTCGTAGAGAAGCCCATATCCGCCGTGTTGCTCTCCATGGCTGCCATATCCTTCTGCTACGCTCTCTACAAAAGACGAAAGGTGGCGACTGAATAG
- a CDS encoding HpcH/HpaI aldolase/citrate lyase family protein has protein sequence MTKTAIKRPRRSLLYVPGNNPAMVQNCSVYGADGVLLDLEDAVAVTEKDAARHLVSQALVDLPFDGVEKVVRINGRDTRFFEDDLKTIVPAKPDSIRLPKTESPEDVVEADRIISELERKNDIPVGSIEIHAMLETALALINAYSIATSSPRVTALTLGGQDLAADLGIARSREGTELLYARSHVILAAKAAGKEALDTVFTDVNDQEGLEAECRLAVQLGFSGKAAIHPSQIGTIHRAYRPDEKKLIKAIRVVKAAKDAEAKGLGVIAVDGKMVDAPVVAQANRTIELAKLSGMEVSL, from the coding sequence ATGACGAAGACAGCGATAAAAAGACCTCGTCGCTCTCTTCTCTACGTACCGGGCAACAATCCGGCTATGGTGCAGAACTGTAGCGTATACGGGGCCGACGGGGTACTGCTTGATCTCGAGGACGCCGTCGCCGTTACCGAAAAGGACGCGGCCAGACATCTGGTTTCCCAGGCCCTTGTGGACCTTCCCTTCGACGGAGTGGAAAAGGTCGTCAGAATAAACGGCAGAGACACCCGATTTTTCGAGGACGATCTTAAGACAATAGTCCCTGCCAAACCGGACAGCATAAGGCTACCGAAGACGGAATCCCCCGAAGACGTAGTCGAGGCGGACCGCATAATCTCCGAGCTGGAGAGAAAAAACGATATACCGGTGGGATCGATAGAGATCCACGCCATGTTGGAGACCGCCTTGGCCCTCATCAACGCCTACTCCATAGCAACGTCGTCTCCCAGGGTCACTGCTCTTACTCTTGGAGGGCAGGACTTGGCAGCTGACCTGGGGATAGCCCGATCCAGAGAGGGGACCGAGCTGCTCTACGCCAGGAGCCACGTCATATTGGCTGCGAAAGCGGCAGGCAAGGAGGCTTTGGACACGGTCTTCACCGACGTAAACGACCAAGAAGGGCTGGAGGCCGAGTGCCGTCTGGCTGTACAGCTGGGATTCTCCGGCAAGGCGGCCATACACCCGTCTCAAATAGGGACGATACACAGGGCCTATAGACCGGACGAAAAGAAACTTATTAAGGCCATAAGGGTAGTCAAGGCAGCTAAAGACGCCGAGGCGAAGGGACTGGGAGTCATCGCGGTTGACGGCAAGATGGTGGATGCTCCGGTGGTTGCTCAGGCCAACAGGACAATCGAGCTGGCCAAGCTCTCCGGGATGGAGGTATCGCTTTGA